A section of the Zygosaccharomyces rouxii strain CBS732 chromosome B complete sequence genome encodes:
- the SYS1 gene encoding Sys1p (highly similar to uniprot|P41544 Saccharomyces cerevisiae YJL004C SYS1 Multicopy suppressor of ypt6 null mutation) yields the protein MFTLRRYLRIPRELRLSEIFKQDSLSPAKIALQIILLQIFYYTTASILFYFWAKLMGYQVEIKKWLFTWEYINYTNTSGISLSMLWLFDALICVIFLTVIVGRSKLAWDFAITIHAINFIVVLTNTHTFPSFSWFFLQILSSLILVFLGTWTTRWKELRDTFFEGLVDPSGITLPEGTQEVRPAGDGNDNQQPIEMKDLEAQK from the coding sequence ATGTTTACTTTGAGAAGGTATTTACGAATTCCTCGAGAGCTGAGGTTGTctgaaatcttcaaacaAGATTCACTTTCACCTGCCAAGATAGCTTTACAGATCATTTTATTACAGATATTTTATTATACAACAGCCAGCATACTTTTCTACTTTTGGGCCAAATTGATGGGCTATCAAGTAGAGATTAAAAAATGGTTATTTACGTGGGAATATATTAATTATACCAATACATCGGGTATATCATTATCAATGCTATGGCTATTCGACGCTCTAATATGTGTGATTTTCCTTACAGTGATAGTTGGTAGGAGTAAATTGGCCTGGGATTTTGCCATTACCATACATGCAATTAACTTTATTGTTGTTCTTACGAATACCCATACCTTCCCTTCGTTTTCATGGTTTTTCTTACAAATATTGTCATCATTAATACTTGTGTTTTTAGGAACTTGGACCACTAGATGGAAGGAATTAAGAGATACTTTTTTTGAAGGTTTGGTAGATCCATCTGGAATTACTTTACCCGAAGGAACTCAAGAGGTACGACCAGCGGGCGATGGGAATGACAACCAGCAACCGATTGAAATGAAGGACCTGGAAGCTCAAAAATGA
- the DRS1 gene encoding putative ATP-dependent RNA helicase (similar to uniprot|P32892 Saccharomyces cerevisiae YLL008W DRS1 Nucleolar DEAD-box protein required for ribosome assembly and function including synthesis of 60S ribosomal subunits) has product MVNAVAKKGKLDLDFVPTISDSEDALPDLESSDDDENHMNDTPAKPQASTKKSKKNNKKKSSTDDVEDENVNKDLNPEFRFDLEGNDIVSNLQAWNFVGDEPDGDNVKKDVDLDGIIRRKGGLIKTIRVDGESDEEKNEVEEEEENSEDGGEENSEDDDELAMDGFGMGAVNKDEEDEEEDENDSGSEDEKDQVEEEDEEDEDQAQKQEEEEDSPEEMAKFYAPQSESEEAKKKVFNNFNSLSLSRPVLKALGDLGYATPSPIQGATIPIALLGKDIIAGAVTGSGKTAAFMIPIIERLIYKPAKVASTRVIVLAPTRELAIQVADVGKKLGKYVNGLTFGIAVGGLNLRQQEQILKTRPDIVIATPGRFIDHIRNSSSFNVDSVEVLVIDEADRMLEEGFQDEINEIMHLLPSKRQTMLFSATMNSKIKQLVSLSLKRPVRVMTDPPQQAVSKLQQEFVRIRKRDHLKPSTLFYLIKKLDGAAQKRMVVFVSKKEMVHRLRIILGLLGMAVAELHGSLNQEQRLQSINKFKSLEVPVLICTDLASRGLDIPKIEVVINYDMPKSFEIYLHRVGRTARAGREGRSVSFVGETSQERSIVKSAIKSAQESGEKNLPVGRNVDWNQIEEINKTVESMSDTVKDILDEEKQEKEILQAEMQLKKGENLIKHKQEIESRPKRTWFQTETEKKNSKGMGSLPKNTLNSKKRKRQEALEEKTRPYKKTQKNRSEDQERSFRRQNGKKMKDKKKGKK; this is encoded by the coding sequence ATGGTAAACGCTGTAGCGAAGAAGGGAAAGTTAGATTTGGACTTTGTGCCTACAATTAGTGATAGCGAAGATGCATTACCAGATTTAGAATCCTCTGATGACGATGAGAATCATATGAACGATACACCTGCTAAACCTCAAGCTTCTACtaaaaaatccaagaagaacaataaaaaaaagagcaGCACAGATGATGTGGAAGATGAGAATGTAAACAAAGATTTAAATCCAGAATTTAGATTTGATCTGGAAGGTAACGATATCGTATCAAATTTACAGGCATGGAATTTCGTTGGTGATGAACCCGATGGTGATAATGTGAAAAAAGATGTGGATTTAGATGGTATTATTAGAAGGAAAGGTGGATTGATCAAGACTATTCGTGTAGATGGTGAAAGTGacgaagaaaaaaatgaagtggaagaggaagaagaaaattctgaagatggtggtgaGGAGAACAgcgaagatgatgatgaattagcCATGGATGGGTTTGGTATGGGCGCCGTCAAcaaagatgaggaagatgaagaggaggatgAGAATGACAGCGGCTCCGAGGATGAGAAAGACCAAGTcgaagaagaggatgaagaggatgagGACCAGGCTCAAAAAcaggaagaggaagaagattcaCCTGAAGAAATGGCTAAATTTTATGCGCCTCAGAGTGAAAGTGAGGAAGCAAAGAAAAAggttttcaataatttcaaCAGTTTATCACTGTCACGTCCCGTTCTCAAAGCTTTGGGTGATCTGGGTTATGCTACTCCCTCTCCTATTCAAGGTGCAACAATCCCTATTGCGCTATTAGGTAAAGATATTATAGCCGGTGCTGTTACCGGTTCTGGTAAGACAGCAGCTTTCATGATCCCCATTATTGAGCGTTTGATTTATAAACCAGCAAAAGTAGCATCTACTAGAGTCATAGTGCTAGCGCCAACTCGTGAATTGGCTATTCAAGTTGCTGATGTGGGGAAGAAATTAGGAAAATATGTTAACGGGTTAACTTTTGGTATAGCTGTCGGTGGTTTGAACCTTAGACAACAGGagcaaattttgaagactAGACCTGATATCGTCATTGCTACACCAGGTAGATTCATTGATCATATTAGAAACTCTAGTAGTTTCAATGTGGATTCCGTGGAAGTTTTAGTAATCGATGAAGCTGATAGAATGTTAGAAGAAGGTTTCCAAGATGAAATAAATGAAATCATGCATTTGTTACCAAGCAAAAGACAAACCATGTTGTTTTCTGCCACTatgaattcaaaaattaaGCAATTAGTTTCTTTGTCATTGAAAAGACCCGTAAGAGTGATGACAGATCCTCCTCAGCAGGCTGTCTCCAAATTACAACAGGAATTCGTTCGTATTCGTAAAAGAGACCATTTAAAACCTTCAACGTTGTTTTATCttattaaaaaattggatggTGCCGCTCAAAAGAGAATGGTGGTTTTTGTTTCCAAGAAAGAAATGGTGCATAGACTAAGAATCATTTTAGGATTGCTAGGTATGGCTGTGGCAGAACTTCATGGGTCTCTGAACCAAGAACAGCGTTTACAGTCTATTAACAAATTTAAGTCCTTGGAAGTACCGGTATTAATCTGTACGGATTTAGCCTCTAGAGGGTTAGATATTCCGAAGATTGAAGTGGTCATTAACTATGATATGCCAAAGAGTTTCGAAATTTATTTACACAGGGTAGGACGTACAGCAAGAGCTGGTAGAGAAGGTCGCTCAGTATCGTTTGTCGGTGAAACCTCTCAAGAAAGAAGTATTGTGAAGAGCGCCATCAAGAGTGCACAAGAAAGTGGtgaaaagaatttaccaGTGGGGAGAAATGTGGattggaatcaaattgaagagaTCAACAAAACAGTAGAATCAATGTCTGACACCGTGAAGGACATTTTAGATGAAGAGAAACAGGAGAAGGAGATTTTACAAGCTgaaatgcaattgaaaaaaggtgaaaacTTGATTAAACACAagcaagaaattgaatcaagGCCAAAGAGAACTTGGTTCCAAACAGAGActgagaagaaaaattccaaggGTATGGGGTCGTTGCCCAAGAACACTCTGAATAgtaaaaagagaaagagacAAGAGGCTTTAGAGGAGAAAACGCGTCCATATAAGAAGACTCAAAAGAACCGCTCAGAGGATCAAGAAAGGTCTTTCAGGAGACagaatggtaaaaaaatgaaGGACAAAAAGAAGGGTAAGAAATAA
- the CYR1 gene encoding adenylate cyclase (some similarities with uniprot|P08678 Saccharomyces cerevisiae YJL005W CYR1 Adenylate cyclase required for cAMP production and cAMP-dependent protein kinase signaling involved in cell cycle control and glucose and nitrogen repression of sporulation): protein MFRRGDKSQDAGKKQHRVDTPLARSTSSVSMDSKDLRSTSSRTHGSKRLGDSDDGAVDRPRARSNPNEKGITRGAWAEPESIAPSGEKSINTGGIGGVGGNLDTSHLNTQQQQPRYKTKDSRIRKGPELFKKTLSSLSLSSAASEDDAMPSPQDQTHSQHHQDSQQQQQQQQQQQQPIHTTSSATSDGNVRTHPHSRHGSQNEGAIAPPSRKHSLAGSFFKKLSGAGNSDGESNGKDSSSPHNHKQGYFRSVHPHGGLHTSFYNNIASAAGGIRDTRDTGSNTGASSGTGCTNGSNAGPDGNTTETVPNSLRRKVSTLVHGFGHESEQPSSHSGRRPLHHDKNKGNKRESDNISMVSSARPRLSATSSRRNSATSTFTNNSTAPVQPRSPSLKRESPPKEPAGHLNSTSSAPPAASSGASGASGSGAGSFFPLDTNLENVSDITKAPELSRRPSAAYEGYHNPNDNRASISGAPSQSVTHVNSNSDIAALPTSMTMNSNPLSARQQWIAPESWDVDSNVDIRRAKKHNKSVLLQEQLASQRRLKQQHGQQQPQLPSQPEVQQNHQQQQQQQQQQQQFGKFGDAYFEVPNQNEFTSGISSTNDSDNSSLVDFSDSSSSDLDYASDVENYLEQSADKKTDAGGGSPQLPPDFEQQLQQQKQEVQPPPLKLNYNTGLNSSGDARQSLGEALNQSPQDMKYYEGLRQQEKRQEAEGVQWNQGMLHEKQMNQQHQLKDQPQGQLQQQNQQQELAPGKGPFNDLQANLRQPSNPPKTLSKVLGAGTRDQEVMKLSSDDEKHDRVEYELERYYKDFSDLNPKRHYAIRIFNTDDTFTTLSCTPATTVRDILPSLKRKFNVTSQGSFQISLKVGKLCKILRPLSKPIIIERKLLLLNGYKKTDPLHIMGIEDLSFVFKFLFHPVAPSHLTPGQEQRLMRGDFIHVDLRGMDLTTPPIIFYQHTSEIESLDVSNNANIFLPVEFIESATKLSSLRMVNIRASKFPINICDVDELVSLELQRNFIRRVPHAISQLANLTILNLQCNELDKLPRGFSQLKNLQLLDLSSNRFVHYPEVVNECSNLLQINLSYNKIHTLPPTTNKLVKLAKMNISHNKLALIPNLSGMKNLRTLNSQHNRVARIKTGAPNLQNLSLTDNRISTFDDVLPKLKTLELQENPITSISYSGFSSMNMTSLSLSKAKLSSLPDELFVELRCLEKLDLSENNLTKLPEGFCQLNKLVHLSVARNKLQKLPKDFHNLKNLKTLDLHSNNIRDFATGMEDLDLTFVNISSNMFGNSCLMGQFCQNISADRRLSKSLEFLVAADNQFNDQMWPFFNCLTNLKVLNLSYNNFQDISNLKLENLSGLYFSGNKLATVSGDVVLKWKNLRTLMLNGNYLLSLPAELSQLTDLRVFDVGSNQLKYNISNYHYDWNWRENKQLKYLNFSGNRRFEIKSSVNHDIKTDFSDLTVLPNLKVLGLMDVTLNTTKVPDENINFRLRTSGSIINGMRYGVADTLGKREFVSSRDVTFERFGGKDDECLLCLHDGKNQYADYGHNIARLVRDIYDKILLRQLEKYGDSDMGIRKALRFSFLQLNKEVNGMLSHVDDGSAMANLSSADLLSGACSTVVYIRGNQIYTANIGDCMAILSKTNGDFQKLTCLHVPYKREEYERIRISGGYVNDYKLDGVVDVSRAVGFFDLLPHIHASPDISMVQLTKADEMLVIATHKLWQYMDFETACDIARENSSQPMLAAEAMKDHAIAYGCSDNLTIMCLSLHKDDEQQNRFTLNRNSLITRRSTFEDATLRRLQPEISPPTGNLAIVFTDIKSSTFLWEMFPNAMRTAIKTHNDIMRRLLRIYGGYEVKTEGDAFMVAFPTPISALVWCMSVQLKFVEAQWPEEITSIQDGCLVIDKLGNKIYQGLSVRMGVHWGCPVPELDLVTQRMDYLGPMVNKAARVEGVADGGQITLSSDFLSEFNKIMNFHETVVKDKCPLKEVYGEEFVGEVLEKEISMLESIGWEFFDHGEQKLKGLETKELITIAYPKSLVSRHNFITKDEEARLLNEEFISRLRSVSRRVESVLSAVSKGSVDEHRKPGRLSSIDENVKSSVRFLNSEKDATAFFDDLITRLESYIALLKLHQVVHKGLRVNDQSAQELGTNIFDLLDAVLEKIQ, encoded by the coding sequence ATGTTTAGACGCGGGGATAAAAGCCAAGATGCTGGCAAGAAACAGCATAGGGTGGATACTCCCTTAGCAAGGAGCACGTCAAGCGTTTCAATGGACTCAAAGGATTTAAGAAGCACATCCTCAAGGACTCACGGTTCGAAAAGGCTGGGTGACAGTGATGATGGTGCAGTCGATCGCCCAAGGGCACGTTCAAATCCGAATGAAAAGGGCATTACCCGGGGCGCATGGGCGGAGCCTGAGTCAATAGCTCCCAGCGGGGAAAAAAGTATAAATACGGGGGGCATCGGTGGCGTCGGCGGTAACTTGGATACTTCACATTTGAATAcacaacagcagcagcctCGTTATAAGACGAAGGATTCTAGGATACGAAAAGGACCAGAATTGTTTAAGAAAACATTAAGCAGCTTATCGCTGAGCTCAGCGGCCAGTGAAGACGATGCCATGCCCTCTCCGCAAGATCAAACTCACTCGCAACATCACCAGGATTcacagcagcagcaacaacaacagcagcagcagcagcaaccaATACACACAACATCTTCCGCTACATCAGATGGTAATGTCAGAACACATCCACACAGCAGACATGGATCACAAAATGAGGGTGCAATAGCTCCACCCTCTAGAAAACATTCGCTTGCTGgatctttctttaaaaagTTATCTGGTGCTGGTAATTCTGATGGCGAATCTAACGGCAAGGACTCTTCTTCTCCCCATAACCATAAACAAGGATATTTTCGTAGTGTGCATCCTCATGGTGGCTTGCATACAAGTTTTTACAACAATATTGCATCGGCAGCAGGTGGTATACGTGATACAAGGGATACTGGTTCCAATACAGGTGCTTCAAGTGGTACTGGTTGTACAAATGGAAGTAATGCGGGTCCTGATGGAAATACTACTGAAACGGTTCCTAATAGTTTGAGACGGAAAGTTAGTACATTGGTACATGGCTTTGGCCATGAAAGTGAGCAGCCTTCATCGCATTCGGGGAGACGTCCGTTACATCATGATAAAAATAAGGGTAATAAGCGCGAGTCAGATAATATATCTATGGTGTCTAGTGCAAGGCCCAGGTTATCAGCAACAAGTAGTCGTAGAAATAGTGCTACTAGTACTTTTACAAACAACTCTACTGCACCTGTGCAACCTAGGTCACCGTCTCTAAAACGTGAATCTCCTCCAAAAGAACCTGCAGGTCATCTTAATTCTACGTCATCCGCACCTCCTGCTGCGTCTTCGGGAGCTTCCGGTGCAAGTGGATCGGGTGCGGGTAGTTTCTTTCCATTGGATAcgaatttggaaaatgtttCGGACATTACAAAGGCACcagaattatcaagaagaCCATCGGCGGCATATGAGGGATATCATAAtccaaatgataatagAGCTTCTATATCAGGTGCTCCCTCACAATCTGTAACACACGtaaattctaattctgaTATTGCGGCATTACCGACTTCTATGACTATGAATTCAAACCCATTAAGTGCAAGACAACAATGGATCGCGCCCGAAAGTTGGGACGTAGATTCAAATGTCGATATTAGAAGGGCAAAGAAACATAATAAGTCAGTTTTACTTCAAGAACAACTAGCATCACAAAGACGTTTAAAGCAGCAGCATggacaacaacaaccacaactGCCATCGCAACCAGAGGTACAGCAGAaccaccagcagcagcaacagcagcagcaacaacaacagcaattTGGTAAGTTTGGCGATGCATACTTTGAAGTCCCCAATCAGAATGAGTTTACATCAGGTATATCTAGTACTAATGATTCAgataattcttcattagtCGATTTTTCAGACTCAAGTTCATCTGATTTAGATTATGCATCAGATGTGGAAAACTACTTAGAACAAAGTGCAGATAAAAAAACAGATGCTGGTGGAGGATCGCCTCAATTACCTCCAGATTTCGAACAACAGTTACAACAACAGAAACAAGAGGTGCAACCACCtccattgaaattaaattacAACACAGGTCTTAATTCCTCTGGAGATGCTCGTCAATCATTGGGAGAAGCATTGAATCAAAGTCCACAGGATATGAAATATTATGAAGGTTTACGTCAACAGGAAAAGAGGCAAGAAGCTGAAGGCGTACAATGGAACCAAGGAATGTTGCACGAAAAACAGATGAATCAACAACACCAGTTGAAAGATCAGCCACAAGGACAATTGCAGCAAcaaaatcaacaacaagaattagCACCTGGAAAAGGTCCTTTCAATGATTTACAAGCCAATTTGAGACAACCTTCAAACCCCCCTAAAACTTTATCTAAAGTGTTGGGTGCAGGCACCAGAGATCAGGAAGTTATGAAATTGTCatctgatgatgaaaagcATGACAGAGTGGAATACGAGTTAGAACGTTATTACAAGGACTTTAGCGACCTGAATCCCAAGAGACATTACGCCATCCGTATCTTTAATACAGATGATACCTTTACCACATTATCTTGTACTCCCGCTACAACGGTTAGAGATATTTTACcgtctttgaaaagaaaatttaatGTCACTTCACAAGGAAGTTTCCAAATATCTTTGAAAGTGGGTAAATTGTGTAAGATTTTGAGACCTTTGTCTAAACCAATTATCATTGAGCGTAAATTGTTACTCCTGAATGGGTACAAGAAAACTGATCCTTTACACATCATGGgtattgaagatttgagTTTTGTATTCAAATTCTTATTTCATCCGGTGGCTCCATCTCATTTGACTCCAGGGCAGGAACAGCGTTTAATGAGGGGTGATTTTATTCATGTTGATCTGAGAGGAATGGATTTAACTACTCCTCCcattattttttatcaGCATACTTCggaaattgaaagtttGGATGTTTCCAATAATGCCAATATTTTTCTGCCGGTGGAATTTATTGAATCAGCAACAAAACTTTCTAGTTTAAGAATGGTTAACATTAGGGCTTCCAAGTTCCCCATAAACATCTGTGATGTAGATGAATTGGTTTCCCTGGAACTGCAAAGAAACTTTATTAGGAGGGTACCTCATGCCATTTCCCAACTGGCCAATTTGACCATCTTAAATTTGCAATGTAATGAACTGGACAAACTTCCTCGTGGGTTTagtcaattgaaaaatttacagCTGCTGGATCTATCTTCTAATAGGTTTGTTCATTATCCAGAGGTTGTAAACGAATGTTCGAATTTATTACAAATCAATCTCTCTTACAATAAGATCCATACTTTACCGCCAACGACAAACAAGTTGGTAAAGTTGGCGAAGATGAACATATCTCACAACAAGTTGGCTCTTATACCAAACCTTTCGggaatgaaaaatttgagaacTTTGAATTCACAACATAATAGAGTTGCGCGTATTAAGACTGGAGCGCCCAATTTGCAGAATTTGTCACTGACGGATAATAGAATTTCCACTTTTGATGATGTTTTACCTAAATTGAAAACTCTAGAATTGCAGGAAAATCCTATAACATCCATTTCTTACAGTGGATTTTCCTCCATGAATATGACTAGCTTGTCATTAAGTAAGGCCAAGCTATCGAGTCTTCCGGATGAACTTTTTGTGGAATTAAGAtgtttggaaaaattggatttgaGTGAAAACAACTTGACTAAGCTGCCAGAAGGATTCTGTCAACTAAATAAATTGGTCCACCTTTCGGTGGCAAGAAACAAGTTACAAAAGTTACCCAAAGATTTCCATAActtaaaaaatttgaagactCTGGATTTGCATTCTAATAACATTAGAGATTTTGCTACTGGTATGGAAGATCTAGATCTTACTTTTGTGAATATTTCATCAAACATGTTTGGAAATTCTTGTTTGATGGGTCAATTTTGCCAAAACATTTCTGCTGATCGTAGATTATCCAAGAGTCTAGAATTTTTAGTTGCTGCAGATAACCAGTTCAATGATCAGATGTGGCcttttttcaactgtttgaccaatttgaaagtgTTGAATCTTTCATATAACAATTTCCAGGATATCtctaatttgaaattagaaaaCTTGTCAGGGCTTTATTTTTCAGGCAATAAATTGGCTACAGTGTCTGGAGATGTGGttttgaaatggaagaacTTAAGGACTTTGATGTTGAACGGTAATTATTTATTGTCGTTACCTGCAGAATTGTCTCAATTGACTGACTTGAGAGTTTTTGATGTGGGGTCTAATCAGTTGAAATACAATATTTCTAATTATCACTATGATTGGAATTGGAGAGAGAATAAACAActgaaatatttgaatttttcaggtAATAGGAGATTTGAGATTAAATCCTCGGTGAACCACGATATAAAGACcgatttttcagatttgACTGTTTTGCCTAACTTGAAGGTTTTGGGATTAATGGATGTCACTTTGAATACTACAAAAGTACCggatgaaaatattaattTCCGTTTAAGGACCAGTGGATCCATAATAAATGGTATGCGATATGGTGTAGCTGATACGCTGGGTAAACGAGAATTCGTCTCATCGAGAGATGTcacttttgaaagatttggtggtaaagacGATGAATGCTTGTTGTGTTTGCATGATGGGAAAAATCAATATGCGGATTATGGACATAATATTGCCAGACTTGTCAGGGACATCTATGACAAGATCCTATTAAGGCAGTTAGAGAAATATGGGGATTCTGATATGGGTATCAGGAAGGCTCTACGTTTCAGTTTCCTACAGCTGAATAAAGAAGTGAACGGGATGCTAAGTCATGTAGACGATGGTAGTGCTATGGCTAATTTAAGTTCGGCTGACTTATTAAGTGGTGCATGTTCCACAGTGGTTTACATTAGGGGTAACCAAATCTATACGGCCAACATCGGTGATTGTATGGCAATTTTATCCAAGACTAATGGtgattttcaaaaattgactTGTTTACACGTTCCTTATAAGAGGGAAGAGTATGAAAGGATCCGTATATCAGGTGGTTATGTCAATGATTATAAGCTCGATGGTGTTGTAGATGTTTCTAGGGCAGTCGGGTTCTTCGACCTTCTGCCACATATCCATGCTTCTCCTGATATTTCTATGGTGCAACTTACGAAAGCCGATGAGATGTTGGTTATTGCTACTCATAAATTGTGGCAATACATGGATTTTGAAACTGCATGTGATATTGCTAGAGAAAACAGTTCACAGCCTATGTTAGCCGCTGAGGCCATGAAGGACCATGCCATCGCTTATGGTTGTTCGGACAATTTGACCATCATGTGTCTATCGCTACACAAGGACGATGAACAACAGAATAGGTTCACCTTGAATAGGAACTCGTTGATCACCAGGAGAagtacttttgaagatgccACCTTGAGAAGATTGCAACCAgaaatttcaccaccaacagGAAACCTGGCCATCGTTTTTACAGATATCAAGAGCTCAACTTTCTTATGGGAAATGTTCCCTAACGCCATGCGGACTGCTATTAAAACACATAATGATATCATGCGTCGTCTGTTGCGTATCTATGGTGGTTATGAAGTAAAGACTGAAGGTGATGCCTTCATGGTGGCTTTCCCTACGCCGATAAGTGCTCTCGTATGGTGTATGAGCGTCCAGTTGAAATTTGTAGAGGCACAATGGcctgaagaaattacaTCAATCCAAGATGGATGTCTTGTCATCGATAAATTGGGTAATAAGATATATCAAGGTTTATCCGTTCGTATGGGTGTTCATTGGGGTTGCCCAGTACCTGAACTGGATTTAGTTACTCAAAGAATGGATTATCTGGGACCTATGGTAAATAAGGCTGCTAGAGTCGAAGGTGTAGCAGATGGTGGTCAGATTACTTTGAGTAGTGATTTCTTATCAGAATTTAATAAGATCATGAACTTTCATGAAACTGTGGTAAAGGATAAATGTCCATTGAAGGAAGTTTATGGAGAAGAGTTTGTAGGAGAAGTTTTAGAAAAGGAAATATCCATGCTAGAGAGCATAGGATGGGAATTTTTCGATCATGGTGAGCAAAAATTAAAAGGATTGGAAACTAAAGAATTAATTACCATTGCATATCCTAAATCGTTAGTTTCTAGGCATAATTTCATTACTAAGGATGAAGAGGCAAGATTATtaaatgaagaatttatttCCCGCCTGAGATCAGTTTCCAGAAGGGTGGAATCGGTCTTATCCGCGGTCAGTAAAGGTTCTGTTGATGAGCATCGGAAACCTGGTAGactttcatcaattgatgagaatgTGAAAAGCAGTGTTAGGTTTTTGAATTCCGAAAAAGATGCTACAGCTTTTTTTGATGATTTAATCACTAGATTAGAATCTTATATCgctcttttgaaattacaCCAGGTCGTGCATAAAGGGTTGAGAGTTAATGATCAAAGTGCCCAAGAATTGGGAACAAATATATTTGACTTGTTAGACGCTGTATTGGAGAAAATTCAGTAA
- the MEU1 gene encoding S-methyl-5-thioadenosine phosphorylase (highly similar to uniprot|Q07938 Saccharomyces cerevisiae YLR017W MEU1 Methylthioadenosine phosphorylase (MTAP) catalyzes the initial step in the methionine salvage pathway affects polyamine biosynthesis through regulation of ornithine decarboxylase (Spe1p) activity regulates ADH2 gene expression): protein MRNSCIRLRQLLRSKMTNSTLPTHFDGEIDLGIIGGTGLYKLDCLEQVAILPEVQTPWGKTSSPITISKVTGGRNPFHVAFLARHGLHHQYPPSKVPFRANIAALKHLRCKAVLSFSAVGSLQSYIKPRDFVLPQQIIDRTKGLRDHSYFNDEGLVGHVMFGDPFSRSFADYIHGFHHVLENPDSPLPCLLHHDRELTVVCMEGPQFSTRAESRMYRNLGAHVINMSVIPEAKLARECELPYQMVCMSTDYDAWKEHEEPVTVESVMSHLANNGRNANSLASNVVQSMARELPEFMKSGDGLKGSVKFSISTKPEAMSKETLQKLRFLFPDYW from the coding sequence ATGAGAAATAGCTGTATCAGGCTCAGGCAACTCTTACGATCAAAGATGACCAATTCAACTCTACCAACACACTTCGATGGTGAAATAGACTTAGGTATCATTGGTGGTACCGGTCTTTACAAGTTAGACTGCCTAGAACAAGTGGCAATCTTACCGGAGGTGCAGACGCCGTGGGGTAAAACTTCCTCTCCGATAACCATTTCCAAAGTTACTGGTGGCCGTAATCCCTTCCACGTTGCCTTCCTTGCACGTCACGGGTTACACCATCAATACCCACCCAGTAAAGTCCCCTTCAGAGCCAATATCGCCGCACTAAAACATTTGCGTTGTAAAGCTGTCCTATCGTTCAGTGCTGTCGGATCTCTACAATCCTATATCAAACCTCGTGATTTTGTTTTACCACAACAGATTATCGATCGTACCAAGGGGTTAAGGGATCATTCTTATTTTAACGATGAAGGTCTTGTAGGCCACGTTATGTTCGGAGATCCATTCTCCCGCTCATTTGCCGATTATATCCATGGATTTCATCACGTTCTGGAAAATCCTGATTCACCATTACCATGTCTTTTACATCATGATAGAGAATTAACTGTGGTTTGTATGGAGGGACCTCAATTTTCCACTAGAGCCGAATCTAGAATGTATAGAAATTTGGGAGCTCATGTTATCAATATGAGTGTAATCCCCGAGGCTAAATTAGCTCGCGAATGTGAATTACCTTATCAAATGGTCTGCATGTCTACCGATTATGATGCATGGAAAGAACACGAAGAACCTGTTACCGTGGAAAGTGTCATGAGTCATTTGGCTAATAACGGTAGAAATGCTAATTCCCTAGCATCTAATGTGGTCCAATCCATGGCTCGTGAATTACCTGAATTTATGAAATCTGGTGATGGTTTGAAGGGTTCTGTGAAATTTTCGATTTCTACTAAACCTGAAGCAATGTCAAAGGAAACTTTACAGAAGCTAAGATTTTTATTCCCAGATTACTGGTAA